In Halogeometricum sp. S1BR25-6, a single genomic region encodes these proteins:
- a CDS encoding archaellin/type IV pilin N-terminal domain-containing protein, whose translation MFNNIFNEEDRGQVGIGTLIVFIAMVLVAAIAAGVLVNTAGFLQATAEDAGEQSVNKVTNRVEVLNTHGVVGDNSNIQGINMTVRLAAGSSSVDMNETSIKYLSAKTVQTLTNQTVESTETDAVEVADADEFGLTKITDDDGSFGVLNSMNDRYEVTLDTADIETDTNGAAISNGLTTGEKVTLEITSRTGGTTQVILTMPQQLAGKDTGDPVEL comes from the coding sequence ATGTTCAACAACATATTCAACGAAGAAGACCGCGGTCAGGTCGGTATCGGTACGCTCATCGTGTTCATCGCGATGGTCCTCGTCGCGGCGATCGCCGCCGGGGTTCTCGTGAACACGGCCGGGTTCCTTCAAGCGACCGCAGAGGACGCCGGGGAGCAGAGCGTCAACAAGGTCACGAACCGCGTCGAAGTGCTGAACACGCACGGTGTCGTCGGCGACAACAGCAACATTCAGGGAATCAACATGACGGTCCGCCTCGCGGCGGGGTCCAGTAGCGTCGACATGAACGAGACGTCGATCAAGTACCTGAGCGCGAAGACCGTTCAGACGTTGACAAACCAGACCGTAGAATCGACGGAGACTGATGCGGTAGAAGTCGCCGACGCCGACGAATTCGGTCTCACGAAGATCACTGACGACGACGGCTCGTTCGGCGTGCTCAACAGCATGAACGACCGCTACGAGGTCACGCTCGACACCGCGGATATCGAGACCGACACCAACGGTGCGGCTATCAGCAACGGTCTCACCACGGGCGAGAAGGTCACCCTCGAAATCACGAGCCGCACGGGCGGGACGACGCAAGTCATCCTGACGATGCCTCAGCAACTCGCCGGTAAGGACACGGGCGACCCGGTCGAACTCTAA
- a CDS encoding RAD55 family ATPase, whose translation MPELVKTGVEGLDSILNGGIVRNAAVLISGNPGTGKSILGLQYLYNGVDKYDEGGIYLTFEETEDDIREAAESIGFDRWSEYVEEGKIKVYDKRALLRDGDFSSTLDRILGDLQDTSYDRLVLDSLTMFQLFFEEEKEQRQYLLKFIDILKDSGLTSLLTTEQSAIFPETEIGLENFLTDGNIYLIQSPAGATSNRYVWVAKMRKQSIKNSMFPLEIDEGGIQIYEQAAGFSMVGESPPWFGEEGDLE comes from the coding sequence ATGCCAGAGCTCGTCAAAACCGGAGTCGAAGGCCTCGACTCCATCCTCAACGGCGGCATCGTACGGAACGCCGCGGTACTCATCAGCGGCAACCCCGGAACGGGAAAGAGTATCCTCGGTCTCCAGTATCTCTACAACGGCGTCGACAAGTACGACGAGGGGGGAATCTACCTCACCTTCGAGGAAACCGAAGACGACATCCGCGAAGCCGCGGAGTCCATCGGCTTCGACCGGTGGTCGGAGTACGTCGAGGAGGGAAAGATCAAGGTGTACGACAAGCGCGCCCTCCTGCGGGACGGCGACTTCTCCTCCACGCTCGACCGCATCCTCGGCGACCTGCAGGACACCTCCTACGACCGACTCGTTCTCGACTCGCTGACGATGTTCCAACTGTTCTTCGAAGAGGAGAAAGAGCAGCGACAGTACCTCCTAAAGTTCATCGACATCCTGAAGGACAGCGGACTGACATCGCTTCTGACCACCGAGCAGTCGGCCATCTTCCCCGAGACCGAAATCGGACTGGAGAACTTCCTCACCGACGGGAACATCTATCTGATTCAAAGCCCCGCCGGCGCGACGAGTAACCGGTACGTCTGGGTGGCGAAGATGCGAAAGCAGTCCATCAAGAACTCGATGTTTCCCCTCGAAATCGACGAGGGCGGTATTCAGATCTACGAGCAGGCCGCCGGTTTCTCGATGGTCGGCGAGTCGCCGCCGTGGTTCGGCGAAGAAGGCGACTTAGAGTAG
- a CDS encoding flagellar protein G has product MADVSAPTLILFIASLVIAAGVSGVLINTVTDISSALDDRGADVSNNIRTDVEILSAPEPNVYDATNGTLTLYVKNTGTRSLPATGQTFDVIVDARYRTNVTVTVADGESAWGPHGVVEVVVGDLNLDAGDHRATFVVDGDEETFHFNT; this is encoded by the coding sequence ATGGCCGACGTCTCCGCGCCGACGCTCATCCTGTTCATCGCCAGTCTCGTCATCGCCGCGGGCGTCTCGGGCGTCCTCATCAACACGGTGACCGACATCAGCAGCGCTCTCGACGACAGGGGAGCGGACGTGTCGAACAACATCCGCACCGACGTGGAGATACTCAGCGCACCCGAACCGAACGTCTACGACGCGACCAACGGGACGCTCACGCTGTACGTGAAAAACACCGGGACCCGGTCGCTCCCGGCGACGGGCCAGACGTTCGACGTCATCGTCGACGCGCGGTACCGAACGAACGTCACCGTCACCGTCGCGGACGGCGAGTCGGCGTGGGGGCCGCACGGGGTGGTCGAAGTCGTCGTCGGCGACCTGAATCTCGACGCCGGCGACCACCGCGCGACGTTCGTCGTCGACGGCGACGAAGAGACGTTCCACTTCAACACATAA
- the cheY gene encoding chemotaxis protein CheY: MASTVLVVDDSAFMRNLLKQLLDGEHEVVGEAENGVEAVEKYRELSPDVVTMDVVMPIRNGIEATTEIKSLDANASVIMCTSVGQEEKMREAVEAGADGYITKPFQKPNVLQAIDDVVSVEA, translated from the coding sequence ATGGCAAGCACCGTACTGGTCGTGGACGACTCAGCGTTTATGCGAAACCTGCTGAAGCAACTGCTCGACGGCGAACACGAGGTCGTCGGCGAGGCGGAGAACGGCGTCGAAGCGGTCGAGAAGTACCGCGAACTCTCCCCCGACGTGGTCACGATGGACGTCGTGATGCCCATCCGGAACGGCATCGAGGCGACGACGGAGATCAAATCGCTGGACGCGAATGCCTCCGTCATCATGTGCACGTCCGTCGGACAGGAAGAGAAGATGCGCGAGGCCGTCGAGGCCGGCGCGGACGGGTACATCACGAAGCCGTTCCAGAAGCCCAACGTCCTCCAGGCGATAGACGACGTGGTGAGCGTCGAGGCATGA
- a CDS encoding chemotaxis protein CheD — MKVYTSTTTTAPAAQAERERTKVGIADYAVASDDATLTTSGLGSCVGIAVYDPESAVAGLAHAMLPSADGSDTEAKYVDTVVPALVRAMVEAGAEPRRMWAKLAGGSTMFEFSSADGSIGDRNVAAAREALACQGIRVVAEDVGGDHGRSLELAASTGAFRVRSAHVGETTL; from the coding sequence ATGAAAGTATACACGAGCACCACCACGACCGCACCCGCCGCGCAGGCCGAGCGAGAGCGCACGAAGGTCGGAATCGCCGACTACGCCGTCGCGTCCGACGACGCCACCCTGACCACGAGCGGTCTCGGGTCGTGCGTCGGAATCGCCGTCTACGACCCGGAGTCCGCTGTCGCGGGGTTGGCGCACGCGATGCTGCCCTCCGCCGACGGAAGCGACACCGAGGCGAAGTACGTCGATACCGTCGTTCCGGCGCTCGTCCGAGCGATGGTCGAGGCGGGGGCGGAGCCGCGTCGGATGTGGGCCAAACTCGCCGGCGGGAGCACGATGTTCGAGTTCTCCTCCGCCGACGGCAGCATCGGCGACCGGAACGTCGCCGCGGCTAGGGAAGCGCTCGCGTGCCAGGGCATCCGCGTCGTCGCCGAGGACGTGGGCGGCGACCACGGCCGGTCGCTCGAACTCGCTGCCTCCACCGGCGCCTTCCGCGTTCGGAGCGCACACGTCGGCGAAACGACGCTCTGA
- a CDS encoding ATPase domain-containing protein, with protein MKSNQFSLGLQQHDRLQKELGGGIPRGAIVLIEGDYGAGKSVLSQRFTYGFSQEDIVTSLISTELGVRGFLDQMNSLSYDMVKPLLDEEVLFIPAEIDASGALTGGAASERKQLLRRLMEAETLWEADVTIIDTFDAILRNDPQFEALVRQNEERQAALEIISFFRELTTKNKTIILTVDPSTVDEDAIGPFRSIADVYLKLEMVEVGNDVRRNVFVKRFAGMGEQVGDRIGFSVRSGIGIVIESRSVA; from the coding sequence ATGAAATCGAATCAATTCTCACTCGGATTGCAACAGCACGACCGCCTCCAGAAGGAACTCGGTGGGGGAATTCCCCGCGGCGCCATCGTCCTCATCGAGGGCGACTACGGCGCCGGAAAGAGCGTCCTCTCCCAGCGGTTCACCTACGGCTTCAGTCAGGAGGACATCGTCACCTCGCTCATCTCCACGGAGTTGGGCGTCCGCGGGTTCCTCGACCAGATGAACTCGCTGTCGTACGACATGGTCAAACCGCTGCTCGACGAGGAGGTGCTGTTCATCCCCGCCGAGATAGACGCCTCCGGCGCCCTCACCGGCGGCGCGGCCTCCGAGCGCAAACAGCTCCTCCGGCGGCTGATGGAGGCGGAGACGCTCTGGGAGGCGGACGTGACCATCATCGACACGTTCGACGCCATCCTGCGCAACGACCCGCAGTTCGAGGCGCTCGTCCGCCAGAACGAGGAGCGACAGGCCGCCCTGGAGATCATCTCCTTTTTCCGCGAACTGACGACGAAGAACAAGACCATCATCCTCACCGTCGACCCCTCGACGGTCGACGAGGACGCCATCGGTCCGTTCCGCTCCATCGCCGACGTCTACCTCAAGTTGGAGATGGTCGAGGTGGGTAACGACGTGCGGCGGAACGTCTTCGTCAAGCGGTTCGCGGGGATGGGCGAACAGGTCGGCGACCGCATCGGCTTCTCGGTCCGGTCCGGAATCGGCATCGTCATCGAGTCGAGGAGCGTGGCCTGA
- a CDS encoding FlaD/FlaE family flagellar protein — MGMTDWIHGEDEETRSVEEGTGLATDGLGFDEDLEDFGDDFGDFGDDLAGFDDEDEEYDEFSGGGAVDSEAVADLEDRVSDLENEVSATSSGMNTVREENKQIGETVEELDDTIRKLLDIYEMVTRGINPFVDDAREMGGLEGGGSFGLFEAEEEKEEHLDPDVASADAESFFDEDFGELGADEAAEEAELAAEDELAGNERDDPSEILGEEDPMVEDDAESAAGGSSFDDLKAEYEEDDGWDEEAVDDEPLDADDLAVGDDDVPTTEEILGEENEDETEDEDESEAETVDDIGEPDAESDADAGPFEFAETDSEPAAEDAEATAAPADRSAGDASEDAAADTDADAAADTDADVYLATLPASYVAESVALEWTQFLVSVGGAIGAARALRQYREQEWISRPVERQMNAHVRNAASATTAEEPQDLRVEHHKESLTYVSRLAGDVAEARLLEALSHRGGTRGLRR, encoded by the coding sequence ATGGGAATGACCGACTGGATACACGGGGAGGACGAGGAGACGCGTTCGGTTGAGGAGGGCACGGGCCTCGCCACCGACGGCCTCGGCTTCGACGAGGACCTCGAGGACTTCGGAGACGACTTCGGCGACTTCGGAGACGACTTGGCGGGGTTCGACGACGAGGACGAGGAGTACGACGAATTCAGCGGCGGCGGCGCCGTCGACTCGGAAGCCGTCGCCGACCTCGAAGACCGCGTCTCCGACCTCGAAAACGAGGTCAGCGCGACGTCCTCCGGGATGAACACCGTTCGCGAGGAGAACAAACAGATCGGCGAGACCGTCGAGGAACTCGACGACACCATCCGGAAACTGCTCGACATCTACGAGATGGTCACCCGCGGCATCAACCCGTTCGTCGACGACGCCCGCGAGATGGGCGGTCTGGAGGGCGGCGGCTCGTTCGGCCTGTTCGAGGCCGAAGAGGAGAAAGAAGAGCACCTCGACCCCGACGTCGCCAGCGCGGACGCCGAGAGCTTCTTCGACGAGGACTTCGGCGAACTCGGCGCCGACGAGGCGGCCGAGGAGGCCGAGTTGGCCGCCGAGGACGAACTCGCCGGGAACGAACGGGACGACCCCTCCGAGATACTCGGCGAGGAGGACCCCATGGTTGAGGACGACGCGGAATCCGCCGCCGGCGGATCGAGCTTCGACGACCTGAAAGCCGAGTACGAGGAGGACGACGGCTGGGACGAAGAAGCGGTCGACGACGAACCGCTCGACGCCGACGACCTGGCGGTCGGGGACGACGACGTTCCGACGACCGAGGAGATTCTCGGCGAAGAGAACGAGGACGAGACCGAAGACGAGGACGAGTCGGAAGCGGAGACGGTCGACGACATCGGGGAACCGGACGCAGAGTCCGACGCGGACGCCGGGCCGTTCGAGTTCGCCGAGACCGACTCCGAACCGGCGGCCGAGGACGCCGAGGCGACCGCCGCGCCGGCCGACCGGTCGGCGGGCGACGCGAGCGAGGACGCCGCCGCGGATACGGATGCCGATGCGGCCGCAGACACGGACGCGGATGTCTACCTCGCGACCCTCCCGGCGAGTTACGTCGCCGAGTCGGTGGCGCTGGAGTGGACGCAGTTTCTCGTCTCCGTCGGCGGCGCCATCGGCGCCGCCCGCGCGCTCCGCCAGTACCGCGAACAGGAGTGGATCTCCCGTCCCGTCGAACGGCAGATGAACGCGCACGTCCGCAACGCCGCCTCGGCGACGACGGCGGAGGAACCGCAGGACCTGCGCGTCGAACACCACAAAGAGAGCCTCACGTACGTCAGTCGCCTCGCCGGCGACGTCGCCGAGGCGCGTCTGCTCGAGGCGCTGTCGCACCGAGGAGGGACCCGTGGGCTTCGGCGTTAG
- a CDS encoding chemotaxis protein CheC — MNLDVQSLRTFSRLAHSGAERAAGSLSQLTGVETFVKVTKIEVSTRSDVEREFREQDLVTVHIGFNGGIDGRIILAFDREEAVQLVDALVPGAADHPGGEMATSGLKELGNIMLGGFLDGWADYLDTSIDITTPTFVDIQTEGALEDITGDSGFRMATGKDHVLAFRNQLDTDDQQVGFHIYMLPTHDSIETISNVAGDGGVGSVPIETFTSFSGMISDGAEQASDDLTAMTGMESVVEVSRLSFVPIEAVPMQLTDATRKGVVLEFMGTPSGYIAILFDEASADSVADALMPGMEADAAMQQSAIQEIGNIVTSGFIDGWANALETTIDISPPTYVDDIGSAIIDPLATELAQEQEYAFLIDSAIRTANDEFTCDIYALPNEAELREALDRLAAGAQSAR, encoded by the coding sequence ATGAATCTCGACGTCCAGTCGCTGCGCACGTTCAGCCGTCTCGCTCACTCGGGAGCGGAGCGAGCGGCCGGGTCGCTCTCGCAGCTCACCGGCGTCGAGACGTTCGTCAAGGTGACGAAGATAGAAGTCAGCACCCGCTCGGACGTCGAGCGCGAGTTCCGCGAGCAAGACCTCGTGACGGTCCACATCGGATTCAACGGCGGCATCGACGGGCGAATCATCCTCGCGTTCGACCGGGAGGAGGCGGTTCAACTCGTCGACGCTCTCGTCCCCGGCGCCGCCGACCATCCCGGCGGGGAGATGGCGACGAGCGGGTTGAAAGAGCTCGGAAACATCATGCTCGGCGGCTTCCTCGACGGCTGGGCCGACTACCTCGATACCTCCATCGACATCACGACGCCGACGTTCGTCGACATTCAGACGGAGGGGGCGCTCGAAGACATCACCGGCGACTCCGGGTTCAGGATGGCGACGGGGAAGGACCACGTCCTCGCGTTCCGGAACCAACTCGACACCGACGACCAGCAGGTCGGCTTCCACATCTACATGCTGCCGACCCACGACTCCATCGAGACCATCTCGAACGTCGCGGGCGACGGAGGCGTCGGGAGCGTCCCCATCGAGACGTTCACGTCGTTCTCCGGGATGATCTCCGACGGAGCCGAACAGGCCTCCGACGACCTGACGGCGATGACCGGCATGGAGTCGGTCGTCGAGGTCAGCCGGCTCAGTTTCGTCCCCATCGAGGCGGTGCCGATGCAACTCACGGACGCGACGCGGAAGGGCGTCGTCTTGGAGTTCATGGGCACGCCGTCGGGCTACATCGCCATCCTGTTCGACGAGGCGTCGGCCGACAGCGTGGCCGACGCGCTCATGCCCGGAATGGAGGCGGACGCGGCGATGCAGCAGAGCGCTATCCAGGAGATAGGTAACATCGTCACGTCGGGGTTCATCGACGGCTGGGCGAACGCCCTGGAGACCACCATCGATATCTCCCCGCCGACGTACGTCGACGACATCGGTTCGGCCATCATCGACCCCTTGGCGACCGAACTCGCCCAAGAGCAGGAGTACGCCTTCCTCATCGACTCCGCGATTCGGACCGCGAACGACGAGTTCACCTGCGACATCTACGCGCTCCCGAACGAGGCGGAACTCCGCGAGGCGTTGGACAGACTGGCCGCGGGAGCACAGTCGGCGCGGTGA
- a CDS encoding DUF7500 family protein, translating into MTSDDPPDEASSRRDGEGVVGPRELDYTGSDRVADLGGGRFVVATDQDGTPTVDAEEATEDDRTVEERGTFAAQQASRYVSDRDAAYGFSLTAAFDGSVEHREHFSDDVAAAFGDIAAWYAEQVDTDASDAEVLGILLLASNTEVTFPTKVLAPVLRDHGLTPDDSIADLIEALAGEGLQLPPSERD; encoded by the coding sequence ATGACGTCCGACGACCCTCCAGACGAAGCGTCCTCCCGTCGAGACGGCGAGGGTGTCGTCGGACCGAGAGAGTTGGACTACACGGGGAGCGACCGGGTCGCTGACCTCGGGGGCGGGCGCTTCGTCGTCGCCACCGATCAGGACGGTACCCCGACGGTCGACGCCGAGGAGGCGACCGAAGACGACCGCACCGTGGAGGAACGCGGAACGTTCGCCGCACAGCAGGCGAGCAGGTACGTCTCCGACCGGGACGCCGCCTACGGCTTCTCGCTCACGGCCGCGTTCGACGGCTCCGTCGAGCACCGAGAGCACTTCTCCGACGACGTCGCCGCGGCGTTCGGAGACATCGCGGCGTGGTACGCCGAACAGGTGGACACCGACGCGTCGGACGCCGAGGTGTTGGGCATCCTCCTCCTCGCCTCGAACACGGAGGTGACGTTTCCGACCAAAGTGCTGGCACCCGTGCTCCGCGACCACGGGTTGACGCCCGACGACTCCATCGCGGACCTCATCGAGGCGCTGGCCGGCGAGGGACTCCAACTTCCTCCGTCCGAGCGGGACTGA
- a CDS encoding ArsR/SmtB family transcription factor, translated as MESDRTLAALGNEYNPDILRAADEPHSAQEFSNMLDIPIATCYRRIEELTAAGLLELHDRVLSDEHRRTNVYRREVDEIVIEFDGQECNVQVTERPEVKNKLDDVWRKIAQD; from the coding sequence ATGGAGTCTGACAGGACCCTCGCAGCGCTCGGCAACGAATACAACCCCGATATCTTACGCGCCGCGGACGAACCGCACTCCGCACAGGAGTTCAGTAACATGCTCGACATTCCGATCGCGACGTGCTATCGGCGCATCGAGGAACTCACGGCCGCGGGCCTCCTCGAACTCCACGACAGGGTCCTCTCGGACGAACACCGACGAACGAACGTCTACCGGCGCGAGGTCGACGAAATCGTCATCGAGTTCGACGGACAGGAGTGCAACGTCCAAGTGACCGAGCGCCCCGAAGTGAAGAACAAACTCGACGACGTCTGGCGGAAGATCGCGCAGGATTAG
- a CDS encoding FlaD/FlaE family flagellar protein has protein sequence MKIDPDNYDLRELRRIADERRSDRNGTDDGERRRGRNGGRPSREEARRPRDRPNRDRDDDGFDHRDGRDRYDDDRGYDDAGRYDDHDGHDDYGADRRGRPRRGDGLRRPYEGYGDHARAHDQVRHADLLADRYGLGGGRRSGGDRGYDELGYERSAGGRYDFEEVGKFRFDQPVRDRPRGRAGEALRDNQLEQLLIHETAAAGGSLEKPYLSDVPKEYAAERVVFDWLEFLVLKGGFKRTMDALRYYYAVEWITEEVETELHDYLIGFSGNVSDTSEFDVDDHHLSLLYVAQLASMAGGVDEEPTIRPAGVRRR, from the coding sequence ATGAAGATAGATCCCGACAACTACGACTTACGCGAACTCCGACGCATCGCCGACGAACGACGCAGCGACCGAAACGGCACCGACGACGGCGAGCGTCGACGAGGCCGCAACGGCGGCCGACCGTCCCGCGAGGAGGCCCGGCGTCCGCGCGACCGGCCGAACCGGGACAGGGACGACGACGGGTTCGACCACCGAGACGGCCGCGACCGGTACGACGACGACCGCGGGTACGACGACGCCGGCCGATACGATGACCACGACGGACACGACGACTACGGCGCCGACCGGCGCGGCCGCCCGCGCCGGGGCGACGGCCTCCGCCGTCCCTACGAGGGGTACGGCGACCACGCCCGGGCGCACGACCAAGTCCGGCACGCCGACCTCCTCGCCGACCGCTACGGTCTCGGCGGTGGACGGCGGAGCGGCGGCGACCGAGGGTACGACGAACTCGGCTACGAGCGCAGCGCCGGGGGCAGGTACGACTTCGAGGAGGTCGGCAAGTTCCGCTTCGACCAACCGGTGCGCGACCGCCCCCGCGGCCGCGCCGGCGAGGCCCTCCGCGACAACCAACTCGAACAGCTACTCATCCACGAGACGGCGGCCGCCGGCGGGTCTCTGGAGAAGCCCTACCTCTCGGACGTGCCGAAGGAGTACGCCGCCGAACGCGTCGTCTTCGACTGGCTCGAATTCCTGGTCCTGAAGGGCGGCTTCAAGCGAACGATGGACGCCCTCCGCTACTACTACGCCGTCGAGTGGATCACCGAGGAGGTGGAGACGGAACTGCACGACTACCTCATCGGATTCTCAGGTAACGTCTCTGACACGTCAGAGTTCGACGTCGACGACCACCACCTCAGTCTCCTCTACGTCGCGCAACTCGCCTCGATGGCCGGCGGAGTCGACGAAGAACCGACGATTCGGCCCGCCGGCGTTCGGCGTCGCTGA
- a CDS encoding archaellin/type IV pilin N-terminal domain-containing protein translates to MFEKFEADRGQVGIGTLIVFIAMVLVAAIAAGVLVNTAGFLQATAQDAGTQSVDKVTNRLDVVSTHGIVNDSGGDLAVDSLNLTVRLAAGSGSVSLEDTTIKYLSDDTARNLVYKNATTDADGTQLGDVSSNSLSSNEFTAYALEDGDDTSFPVLSNQGDRYELIINTSVVEANGAGVGTGDSVKLEITSRSGGSSQVILTMPQQLAGKDDNDPIAL, encoded by the coding sequence ATGTTCGAAAAATTTGAAGCCGACCGCGGTCAGGTCGGTATCGGTACGCTCATCGTGTTCATCGCGATGGTCCTCGTTGCTGCGATCGCAGCGGGCGTCCTCGTGAACACGGCGGGCTTCTTGCAGGCCACCGCGCAGGATGCAGGAACACAGAGCGTCGACAAGGTCACGAACCGTCTCGACGTCGTCAGCACGCACGGTATCGTGAACGATTCCGGCGGCGATCTCGCCGTCGACAGTCTGAACCTGACGGTTCGTCTCGCGGCAGGGTCCGGCAGCGTCTCTCTCGAAGATACGACGATTAAGTACCTGAGCGACGATACTGCGCGGAACCTTGTCTACAAGAACGCGACGACGGACGCCGACGGAACGCAGCTCGGCGACGTCAGCAGTAATAGCCTGAGCTCGAACGAGTTCACCGCCTACGCGCTCGAAGACGGCGACGACACCTCGTTCCCCGTCCTCAGCAACCAGGGCGACCGCTACGAACTCATCATCAACACGTCCGTCGTCGAGGCGAATGGCGCAGGCGTCGGTACCGGCGATTCCGTGAAGCTCGAAATCACGAGCCGTTCCGGCGGTTCCAGCCAGGTTATCCTGACCATGCCCCAGCAGCTCGCGGGCAAGGACGACAACGACCCCATCGCCCTCTAA
- a CDS encoding fla cluster protein FlaF: MGFGVSGSAAIIFLGVLVCTGTLYTAAAGSAEQLTDAKHADGERLLEQRNTDIDITDATYAGNESDGYTVNLRIENTGATTLSVNESSVLLNNEYVEPTGFDVEAVDGDDGTDVWAPGQTLELQFLSDEQPTDVKVVTGYGVSDTNATVVG, encoded by the coding sequence GTGGGCTTCGGCGTTAGCGGTTCGGCCGCCATCATCTTCCTCGGCGTGCTCGTCTGCACCGGGACGCTGTACACCGCTGCGGCGGGGAGTGCAGAGCAACTCACCGACGCGAAGCACGCGGACGGCGAGCGGTTGCTCGAACAGCGGAACACGGATATCGACATCACCGACGCCACCTACGCGGGCAACGAGTCCGACGGCTACACGGTGAATCTCCGGATAGAGAACACCGGCGCGACGACGCTCTCGGTGAACGAATCGTCGGTGCTCCTGAACAACGAGTACGTCGAGCCGACCGGATTCGACGTCGAAGCGGTCGACGGCGACGACGGAACCGACGTCTGGGCGCCCGGACAGACGCTCGAACTCCAGTTCCTGAGCGACGAGCAGCCGACCGACGTCAAGGTCGTCACCGGGTACGGCGTCAGCGACACCAACGCGACGGTGGTGGGCTGA